TGAGCAAAGAggcatatattatatatatatacttgagAAAATGTTATTGGGAGTGGAAGCGCCTCTTAAAGAAGAGTGGGAGTTAGGAGTTATTGTTAGAATCCAAAAGAATTAAAGGTGAAGCTTCACATATAGTGGTTTTCATCGGACTCTGCTAATATAGCTTAGGATGTTCATGGGAGAGACCTCTGACAATAACTCAAACTCATCGGACTCCGAGGATGTTCCTCACTACTCTTATACCGAAAACAATAAACTCCTCAAATATCAAGGTTCACACTCTcctcttgcattattgttggtgCTTGTGATTGCCACTTTTCtgcatataaataaataataatgttacCTTAATTGCTGTGTCAAACGTTTTCGTATAGAGGCGGCAACTTCTTCTGCCAGAAAGGATACAGGGGATTTAGATGGTCCGCTTGCAAGACTTGAAGCAGAGAAGAAACGGGCTTTGATTAAAGCATGGGAAGAAAGTGAGAAGACTAAAATAGACAACAGGTATAATCATAAAGTTCCATCTGAGAAAGACTCTTATGAATATGTCAAAATATCACGTAAAATTATTCTGTAGTATATGTTGGTATATGAATTCGGTTAATATTAACAGGGCTTATAAGATGCAATTTGCTGTTGGATTATGGGAGGATAGCAAGAAAGCGTCGGTTGAGGCAAAGCTTAAGAAAAATGCTGTAATATATACCTGCTTTATTTGCTCCATTAATTATTCCATGTTAATTACATCCCTTCGTTTGATAAAAATGTGATCTAAATGCATGGCTTTAATTTGTTATAACAGGAAAAAATGGAGAGAAAGAAGGCTGAGTATTTCGAAAAGATGCAAAATAAAATTGCCGAAATTCATCGGATGGCAGAGGAAAAAAGAGCAGGAATTGAAGCTCAAAGAGGGAAAGGATTGCTCAAGATAGAGGACACTGCTGAGAATTTTCGCACACGTGGCTATTCCCCAAAGAAAATCCTTTCATGCTTTAGTGCTTAagcttttttaatttgttttttaaagaAAGGATCAGACTCTCACAGTCATCGCCTTCTGTGATTGTTTTCCGGTATAATGGTATGTGCTGTTGACATAATCGTTACTAGGCTTGAAAACAAAAacccaaaacataaagataaagataaattaattttttatattatatttggtaTAAAATATGATGAATTCAgatatattttagtattatatttaatttaaaataaatataaaaattaatagataaaataactaaaaaaaattaaaattttagttttagtgtcCGATACTATCTTATAGTTATTCTTATTATTCATTTAAACCCTGCTTCTTATTTTAGTGTTGCTTTAGTGCTTCTCATTTTCGGTTAGGGAAGGCATTGCCATTTACAATGGTTGCtgatcttttcctttatttcatCGCGTAATATGCCTACTACCCTCCTAATTCATAATCCCAACTGAAGATTCATCTAAAGAaagttttaaataattttttacagCATATATGATATGGAGTATACTCTCATGGATATTCATAtcatatataatattcatgtcTTGTCCCAAAAAGCATAGCCAGATttagaaagaataaaaatttattcaataaaGGTAGTTTCATCTATGAAGTTGAACGCGACAACATTagtttaatcttttttatttgaataagtaaCTAACTctgaagatattttttatttatctagagGGGAGATCTAAACAACTTCcttaaaaaaagagaatgacTATCCACCATTTAATGTGGAATTACTCTAAAAGGTGGCTATCttttctactataaatacactgacacactCAGGTATATTTAGAATCCAATCTACAAAAAACCTGCTTTAAACCTTtgttaacttaagcatcggagtcccttgcaggtaccacccacCACCTCCTCACGAAGAACTCGGATGGCGGTACTTCAGCATCAACAAAGTCAGACGCTGCCCTAAAAGGAGTTTGTATCTCACGTTCAGGCGCAAATCCATCTGTTTCAGGTAACCTTTAGAAtattggtgccgttgccgagGACTTGGAAATCTACACTTAATTGTCGTGGACAATCAATTTGAGGACGGTCACACAGCATCTGAATCAGAACCAAAACCTCATAACTACGACTGAGCACTCGTGATACCTCCGTGACATGAAAGGGCGGGTGGCCCCACGGAGAGGGTACATGGGAAAATCCATCACCACAGCGAATCCATTCGGAACTTCATCCACCCGAGGATGAGGAGCACCTCATCCTACAGAGATCATGGGGTTTGTACATGGGCACTACGATTGATTAGAGCAACTCGAGCAACAGATTGAGTGACAAAGAGAAGCAGAAAGAGATTTGCAAAAAGAGGTACGACGACGAAGAGAATTGGAAGAAAAGCTTTCAAAATTGGAGGCCGACCTCAGAAGTCGGGGTACTCAGGCTAAATGGGAGGAAAGCCCTCTTGGAGGAGAGGATTCATTCATTGAAGAGATCATGCGAGCTAGGTTTTCTAGGAACTTTAAAAGTCCCGACATGAATCTCTATGACGAAACGACCAACCCGAGGCACCA
The genomic region above belongs to Arachis duranensis cultivar V14167 chromosome 3, aradu.V14167.gnm2.J7QH, whole genome shotgun sequence and contains:
- the LOC107479967 gene encoding remorin, whose product is MFMGETSDNNSNSSDSEDVPHYSYTENNKLLKYQEAATSSARKDTGDLDGPLARLEAEKKRALIKAWEESEKTKIDNRAYKMQFAVGLWEDSKKASVEAKLKKNAEKMERKKAEYFEKMQNKIAEIHRMAEEKRAGIEAQRGKGLLKIEDTAENFRTRGYSPKKILSCFSA